Genomic window (Nitrosophilus kaiyonis):
TCTTTATAGGAATTGGTGCAAAAAAATCAAGAATGCCTAAAATTCCAGGAGAAAATGCAAAAGGTGCAATGCCTGCAATGAAATTTTTGGTAAATATTCAAAGAAAACTTTTTGGCGATGATTATGATACATCCATAAATGTAAAAGATAAAAAGGTTGTTGTAATAGGTGGTGGTGATACAGCGATGGATTGTGTTAGAACATCTATAAGAGAGGGAGCAAAAAAGGTAATTTGTGCCTATAGAAGAGATGTAAAAAGTATGCCAGGAAGCCGTAAAGAGTATAAAAATGCAATAGAAGAGGGAACAGAGTTTATGTTTAATGTTGCTCCAAAAGAGGTTTTGGTAAATGATAAAGGTGAAGTAATAGGTGTACAATTAATTAAAACATTGCAAAGTGGAAGAAAACTTGAAGAGATTAAAGGGAGTGAATTTAGAATAGATGCAGATGTCGTTATATTTGCTCTTGGATTTTCAAATACACCTTTAGAATTTTTATCAAAAAATGGAATAGAAACTGATGAATGGGGAGCTATAAAAGTTGATGAAAATTATGAAACAACAAAACCTGGCGTTTATGCTGGAGGTGATTGTTATAGAGGAGCTGATCTTGTTGTAACTGCGGCTTATGATGGAAGAGAAGCAGCTAACTCCATTATAAAAAAACTTTTGAGTAAAAATGGTTGAAAAATATTTAAAAAATGTTTT
Coding sequences:
- a CDS encoding glutamate synthase subunit beta, with translation MQSFIFTERNEPKKRAINERIKDFSEIYEVFNPNEASLQSERCVQCGDPYCHNRCPLHNFIPHWLKAVAEGELELAFKLSNDSSPFPEVMGRICPHDRLCEGHCTLNEGYGAVTIGPVETFISEEGFKKGLRPEFPGITTNKKVAIIGSGPAGLSCATFLLRAGIEPHVYEKEDRAGGLLTYGIPGFKLDKKVIQRRVDWMIEAGMKLYLNKEVGKDITFDYLLENYDAIFIGIGAKKSRMPKIPGENAKGAMPAMKFLVNIQRKLFGDDYDTSINVKDKKVVVIGGGDTAMDCVRTSIREGAKKVICAYRRDVKSMPGSRKEYKNAIEEGTEFMFNVAPKEVLVNDKGEVIGVQLIKTLQSGRKLEEIKGSEFRIDADVVIFALGFSNTPLEFLSKNGIETDEWGAIKVDENYETTKPGVYAGGDCYRGADLVVTAAYDGREAANSIIKKLLSKNG